The Mucilaginibacter sp. PAMB04168 genome contains the following window.
TCGAGAAATCCGTTTGTTAACAATACACTTAGCTTTTACCAGTACCCTGAAGCATTTAACGAAGGTGAAACCCGTATAGTAGTAAGCAAAAGCTACGCTAAATATGCAGCAGGTGCGGTTGGCGAGGTTGTATACGAGCTTAATAACAACTTAAACAGTAATAACTTCCCTAAGTTCCTGTACTCTGATGAGGTTACTGACGGTGATTTAAAGAAATATAACGTTGTGGCATTGCTATCGAAAGATGACGGCCTAATGGACAAGTTCCCTGATGCACCTATTAAGTTTAACCACGCGTTTCGCCTGTACAGTAACGAGGATAACAAGATGGTGTATGCGTTATCTGACTCTGTTTCGAACGGTTTAGCGCAGATCTTCTATGGTCGTGGCAGCCACAATGCAATATTGGTAATGACCGCTACCGGTCAGGATCTGAACGGCGCATTCCTATCGGCCTCGAAGTCTATCACAGAGCAGTTATCAACGCTAAGCAGTAACGTAAGCGTAGCCGACGTAAATGGCAACAAATACCTGTTTAACATTGATAAAACCAATGATAACATTGAGTATACAGATGCAAAAAGCGGCCTGGCCCGTTTCTGGGAAAATTACAACCTGTACGTGCTGTTGGGCGTATTAGTATTAATACTGCTGGCATTCTTGTACGTACGTTCTAAAGTGCAAAAGTCACAAGATATCTTAGGCGAACAATAGTAAGCCTGTATTGCCAAACAATAGCAGAGAATGGATCCATTTTCTGCTATTGTTTATTTAAGAATTACTTACCCAATTTATAATATGCGTACTACCCAGGGTGAAGATTTGATGCAAAGTAGCTTTGACGGGGTTTACTCCGGCACGCGCAATTCGTCCATCTTTCAGATACTTGTTCAGGATAATTTCCTGAGCAATGAAGATTGCGACAAAATTGACGCCTACTCGGCCGAGATTGGTCAGTCGCCGGTTAAAATTGCCCTTAATTTTGGCTTTATATCACGTAAAAATTATGAACGCTCTTTAACTAATGCAGGTTATGTTTTTGAGCAGATCAGAGAAGAAGCGTTTGATGAAGCCGTTCTGGAGAAGATTGAGCTAAAGTTTGCAGATGAACACCTGGCTGTTCCGCTACGTATAGAGAACCACCGGGTGGTAACTATAATGGCCAACCCGGATGATCAGTTGTTTATTGATTTCATTAGGTTAACCTATGGCATGGAGCCCCTCATCATTGTGGCATCCGATCTGGATATCACCTGGTTGAGCCATAAGTTGCTTGGTCAGAAATATGTTAAGTCGGCCGTATTTGAGTTGCTAAACAGTGATAACGCCAGTTCGGCCTTAACTACCTTTACCTCCAAACAACTCATATTTATATTCAGTTTTATTGGCGTTATAGCTGCCGGTTTAATACTTAACTTTAAAGTCACCTCCATTATTATGAACGTGATTATGAGTACGTTTTTTTTATGTACCATAACGTTCAAGTTATTCCTTTCGCTGGTGGGTTCAAAGTTTGAGCTATACCAGGCGGTAACCAAAAGCGAGTTAAAAAGCCTAAATGATGATGATTTACCTGTATACACTATACAATTACCGGTTTATAAAGAGGATAAGCTGATTAAGAAACTAATTTGGAACCTGCAGAGTATCGATTACCCCCGCAACAAGCTTGATATTAAACTGCTGATTGAAGAAGACGACGATAAAACACTAAATGCTGTTCGCAACCTCGATTTCCCGGCAATATTTGAGGTAATTGTGGTTCCTTTTCACATGCCGAAAACCAAGCCGAAAGCTTGTAATTACGGCTTGCATTTTTCGAGGGGCACGTATCTTACCATTTACGACGCCGAAGACATTCCAGATACCGACCAGTTAAAAAAGGTGGTGGCGATGTTTAACAAGCTGCCAGAAGAGTTTATATGCGTACAATGTGCATTAAACTACTTTAACCGTAATGAGAATTTCCTGACACGTATGTTTACCCTCGAGTATTCTTACTGGTTCGACTATGTATTACCTGGTTTGGATACGCTGGATATCCCGATTCCGTTGGGTGGCACCAGCAACCACTTCAAATTAGCACAACTTGTTGATTTAGGTGCGTGGGACCCTTTTAACGTAACAGAGGATGCCGATTTGGGTGTAAGAGCTTACGCTAAAGGTCATAAAATTGCGGTAATTAATTCTACTACGTACGAGGAGGCCAACAATGATTTCTTTAACTGGATACGTCAGCGTTCACGCTGGATTAAAGGTTATATGCAAACGTACCTTGTGCACATGCGCGATCCTGCATTACTGATTCGTAAAATTGGATTTAAGGGCTTTTTAGGATTTAACTTCTTTGTGGGTGCAACGCCTATAATGTTCCTCATTAACCCTATACTGATTCTCATCTTCATTGCTTATGTAGTGTTTGACTTGGGCATCATACGCACCTTATTTCCTGACTGGGTTTTATTCATATCCATTTTTAACTTGATGGTTGGGAACATCCTGATGATTTATGTAAACATGATGGCCGTATTTAAGCGCCGCTATTACGAGCTGATTTTATTTGCTATTGCTAACCCCTTATATTGGTTAATGCATTCTGTATCGGCTTATAAGGGCTTGTATCAGCTTATCGTAAATCCATTCTACTGGGAAAAAACCAACCACGGTTTAAGTAAAACACATAACCAAAACAACGCAGCTAAGCAATGAAACGGTCAAAAGCCTTCTATTTAATTTTAATTACTCTTTTACTGGCTGTTTACTATATAATAATAGGTGTTTTCTTAAACAAGCTTGGCTATACCAATCATGAGTCATTGTTTTACATTGAGAAAGGAAAGATTGTTAGCCATGGCTTAGGTAATAAATTGCGGGTTATGGGTTTGACATCGCCCATACTTCCGTTTTATGGTTCTTATGTTTTTAGCTTTCTCGACTCGCTGCTGGCACCTATAC
Protein-coding sequences here:
- a CDS encoding glycosyltransferase — its product is MDPFSAIVYLRITYPIYNMRTTQGEDLMQSSFDGVYSGTRNSSIFQILVQDNFLSNEDCDKIDAYSAEIGQSPVKIALNFGFISRKNYERSLTNAGYVFEQIREEAFDEAVLEKIELKFADEHLAVPLRIENHRVVTIMANPDDQLFIDFIRLTYGMEPLIIVASDLDITWLSHKLLGQKYVKSAVFELLNSDNASSALTTFTSKQLIFIFSFIGVIAAGLILNFKVTSIIMNVIMSTFFLCTITFKLFLSLVGSKFELYQAVTKSELKSLNDDDLPVYTIQLPVYKEDKLIKKLIWNLQSIDYPRNKLDIKLLIEEDDDKTLNAVRNLDFPAIFEVIVVPFHMPKTKPKACNYGLHFSRGTYLTIYDAEDIPDTDQLKKVVAMFNKLPEEFICVQCALNYFNRNENFLTRMFTLEYSYWFDYVLPGLDTLDIPIPLGGTSNHFKLAQLVDLGAWDPFNVTEDADLGVRAYAKGHKIAVINSTTYEEANNDFFNWIRQRSRWIKGYMQTYLVHMRDPALLIRKIGFKGFLGFNFFVGATPIMFLINPILILIFIAYVVFDLGIIRTLFPDWVLFISIFNLMVGNILMIYVNMMAVFKRRYYELILFAIANPLYWLMHSVSAYKGLYQLIVNPFYWEKTNHGLSKTHNQNNAAKQ